From Hippoglossus stenolepis isolate QCI-W04-F060 chromosome 6, HSTE1.2, whole genome shotgun sequence, a single genomic window includes:
- the si:ch211-220i18.4 gene encoding SRSF protein kinase 3 isoform X1 — protein sequence MQRSPHSADTAAQQQRSEAGSSNSFKALGCHEQLDPKDSLDSEDPREYCYGGYHPVQIGDTLNRRYQVVSKLGWGYFSTVWMCLDLRLGRHVAVKVLKSGAGFTQAGQDELALLRYACGPSSCHPSRPRIVQLLDDFKLAGVNGIHMCLVLELLGPDLRCWQLCFGDPGLSRLWVKQILTQVLQGLDYLHTRCKIIHTDIKPENIMLCLEEQSHNAPAGASSSSSLLTGKESSSKSTEKEPVNPSSLKEIKVKIADLGSSCWVYKHFCEEIQTRQYRSLEVLLGSEYGPPADIWSVACTAFEFVTGDSLFEPKARESISLEEDHIAQITELLGKIPPAVALSGKYSADYFGRRGDLRRVGPLRLWSLYEVLVEKYHFRLEEAHGFSEFLLPMLDYHPEKRATAAQCLHHPWLTS from the exons ATGCAGAGGAGTCCCCACTCAGCTGATACAGCTGCTCAGCAGCAAAG gagtgaaGCTGGGTCATCTAATAGTTTCAAAGCCCTTGGATGCCATGAGCAGCTGGACCCCAAGGACAGCCTGGACTCCGAGGACCCCAGAGAATACTGTTATG GTGGGTACCACCCTGTCCAGATCGGCGACACCCTCAACAGAAGGTATCAGGTGGTGTCTAAGCTCGGCTGGGGCTATTTCTCCACTGTCTGGATGTGTCTGGACCTCAG GCTTGGTCGACACGTAGCTGTGAAGGTGCTGAAGAGCGGAGCAGGCTTCACCCAGGCGGGACAGGATGAGCTGGCTCTCCTACGATAT GCCTGTGGTCCTTCGAGCTGTCATCCCTCCAGGCCAAGGATAGTTCAGCTGCTCGATGACTTCAAGCTGGCTGGGGTCAACGGGATCC ACATGTGCCTGGTGCTGGAGCTTCTGGGGCCTGACCTGAGATGCTGGCAGCTATGTTTTGGGGATCCAGGACTGTCACGACTGTGGGTCAAACAAATTCTTACTCAG GTTCTGCAAGGCCTGGACTACCTGCACACTCGATGTAAAATCATCCACACTGACATCAAGCCAGAGAACATCATGCTGTGCCTGGAGGAGCAGTCTCACAACGCACCAGCAGGGGCCAGTAGCTCCTCCTCTCTACTGACTGGGAAGGAGTCTTCCTCCAAGTCAACAG AGAAGGAGCCTGTGAACCCTTCCAGCTTGAAGGAAATTAAAGTGAAGATTGCTGACCTGGGCAGCTCCTGCTGGGTG tacaaacatttctgtgaaGAAATCCAGACGCGACAGTATCGCTCACTAGAGGTTTTACTGGGATCTGAGTATGGTCCGCCTGCTGACATCTGGAGTGTTGCCTGCACG GCCTTTGAGTTTGTCACTGGAGACTCGCTGTTTGAACCCAAAGCCCGCGAGTCCATTTCCCTGGAGGAAG ACCACATAGCCCAGATCACGGAGCTCCTGGGTAAAATCCCACCAGCTGTTGCCTTGTCGGGCAAATACTCAGCAGATTACTTCGGGCGCAGAG GTGACCTGCGTCGTGTCGGTCCGCTGAGGCTCTGGAGCCTTTATGAGGTTCTCGTGGAAAAATACCATTTCCGGTTGGAGGAGGCCCATGGTTTCTCTGAATTCCTTCTTCCCATGTTGGATTATCATCCCGAAAAGAGGGCCACTGCTGCACAGTGCCTTCACCACCCCTGGCTGACCTCCTGA
- the si:ch211-220i18.4 gene encoding SRSF protein kinase 3 isoform X2 encodes MQRSPHSADTAAQQQRSEAGSSNSFKALGCHEQLDPKDSLDSEDPREYCYGGYHPVQIGDTLNRRYQVVSKLGWGYFSTVWMCLDLRLGRHVAVKVLKSGAGFTQAGQDELALLRYACGPSSCHPSRPRIVQLLDDFKLAGVNGIHMCLVLELLGPDLRCWQLCFGDPGLSRLWVKQILTQVLQGLDYLHTRCKIIHTDIKPENIMLCLEEQSHNAPAGASSSSSLLTGKESSSKSTGTEPVNPSSLKEIKVKIADLGSSCWVYKHFCEEIQTRQYRSLEVLLGSEYGPPADIWSVACTAFEFVTGDSLFEPKARESISLEEDHIAQITELLGKIPPAVALSGKYSADYFGRRGDLRRVGPLRLWSLYEVLVEKYHFRLEEAHGFSEFLLPMLDYHPEKRATAAQCLHHPWLTS; translated from the exons ATGCAGAGGAGTCCCCACTCAGCTGATACAGCTGCTCAGCAGCAAAG gagtgaaGCTGGGTCATCTAATAGTTTCAAAGCCCTTGGATGCCATGAGCAGCTGGACCCCAAGGACAGCCTGGACTCCGAGGACCCCAGAGAATACTGTTATG GTGGGTACCACCCTGTCCAGATCGGCGACACCCTCAACAGAAGGTATCAGGTGGTGTCTAAGCTCGGCTGGGGCTATTTCTCCACTGTCTGGATGTGTCTGGACCTCAG GCTTGGTCGACACGTAGCTGTGAAGGTGCTGAAGAGCGGAGCAGGCTTCACCCAGGCGGGACAGGATGAGCTGGCTCTCCTACGATAT GCCTGTGGTCCTTCGAGCTGTCATCCCTCCAGGCCAAGGATAGTTCAGCTGCTCGATGACTTCAAGCTGGCTGGGGTCAACGGGATCC ACATGTGCCTGGTGCTGGAGCTTCTGGGGCCTGACCTGAGATGCTGGCAGCTATGTTTTGGGGATCCAGGACTGTCACGACTGTGGGTCAAACAAATTCTTACTCAG GTTCTGCAAGGCCTGGACTACCTGCACACTCGATGTAAAATCATCCACACTGACATCAAGCCAGAGAACATCATGCTGTGCCTGGAGGAGCAGTCTCACAACGCACCAGCAGGGGCCAGTAGCTCCTCCTCTCTACTGACTGGGAAGGAGTCTTCCTCCAAGTCAACAGGCACA GAGCCTGTGAACCCTTCCAGCTTGAAGGAAATTAAAGTGAAGATTGCTGACCTGGGCAGCTCCTGCTGGGTG tacaaacatttctgtgaaGAAATCCAGACGCGACAGTATCGCTCACTAGAGGTTTTACTGGGATCTGAGTATGGTCCGCCTGCTGACATCTGGAGTGTTGCCTGCACG GCCTTTGAGTTTGTCACTGGAGACTCGCTGTTTGAACCCAAAGCCCGCGAGTCCATTTCCCTGGAGGAAG ACCACATAGCCCAGATCACGGAGCTCCTGGGTAAAATCCCACCAGCTGTTGCCTTGTCGGGCAAATACTCAGCAGATTACTTCGGGCGCAGAG GTGACCTGCGTCGTGTCGGTCCGCTGAGGCTCTGGAGCCTTTATGAGGTTCTCGTGGAAAAATACCATTTCCGGTTGGAGGAGGCCCATGGTTTCTCTGAATTCCTTCTTCCCATGTTGGATTATCATCCCGAAAAGAGGGCCACTGCTGCACAGTGCCTTCACCACCCCTGGCTGACCTCCTGA
- the si:ch211-220i18.4 gene encoding SRSF protein kinase 3 isoform X3 gives MPVRVCVCVCVCRSEAGSSNSFKALGCHEQLDPKDSLDSEDPREYCYGGYHPVQIGDTLNRRYQVVSKLGWGYFSTVWMCLDLRLGRHVAVKVLKSGAGFTQAGQDELALLRYACGPSSCHPSRPRIVQLLDDFKLAGVNGIHMCLVLELLGPDLRCWQLCFGDPGLSRLWVKQILTQVLQGLDYLHTRCKIIHTDIKPENIMLCLEEQSHNAPAGASSSSSLLTGKESSSKSTEKEPVNPSSLKEIKVKIADLGSSCWVYKHFCEEIQTRQYRSLEVLLGSEYGPPADIWSVACTAFEFVTGDSLFEPKARESISLEEDHIAQITELLGKIPPAVALSGKYSADYFGRRGDLRRVGPLRLWSLYEVLVEKYHFRLEEAHGFSEFLLPMLDYHPEKRATAAQCLHHPWLTS, from the exons ATGcctgtgcgcgtgtgtgtgtgtgtgtgtgtgtgtaggagtgaaGCTGGGTCATCTAATAGTTTCAAAGCCCTTGGATGCCATGAGCAGCTGGACCCCAAGGACAGCCTGGACTCCGAGGACCCCAGAGAATACTGTTATG GTGGGTACCACCCTGTCCAGATCGGCGACACCCTCAACAGAAGGTATCAGGTGGTGTCTAAGCTCGGCTGGGGCTATTTCTCCACTGTCTGGATGTGTCTGGACCTCAG GCTTGGTCGACACGTAGCTGTGAAGGTGCTGAAGAGCGGAGCAGGCTTCACCCAGGCGGGACAGGATGAGCTGGCTCTCCTACGATAT GCCTGTGGTCCTTCGAGCTGTCATCCCTCCAGGCCAAGGATAGTTCAGCTGCTCGATGACTTCAAGCTGGCTGGGGTCAACGGGATCC ACATGTGCCTGGTGCTGGAGCTTCTGGGGCCTGACCTGAGATGCTGGCAGCTATGTTTTGGGGATCCAGGACTGTCACGACTGTGGGTCAAACAAATTCTTACTCAG GTTCTGCAAGGCCTGGACTACCTGCACACTCGATGTAAAATCATCCACACTGACATCAAGCCAGAGAACATCATGCTGTGCCTGGAGGAGCAGTCTCACAACGCACCAGCAGGGGCCAGTAGCTCCTCCTCTCTACTGACTGGGAAGGAGTCTTCCTCCAAGTCAACAG AGAAGGAGCCTGTGAACCCTTCCAGCTTGAAGGAAATTAAAGTGAAGATTGCTGACCTGGGCAGCTCCTGCTGGGTG tacaaacatttctgtgaaGAAATCCAGACGCGACAGTATCGCTCACTAGAGGTTTTACTGGGATCTGAGTATGGTCCGCCTGCTGACATCTGGAGTGTTGCCTGCACG GCCTTTGAGTTTGTCACTGGAGACTCGCTGTTTGAACCCAAAGCCCGCGAGTCCATTTCCCTGGAGGAAG ACCACATAGCCCAGATCACGGAGCTCCTGGGTAAAATCCCACCAGCTGTTGCCTTGTCGGGCAAATACTCAGCAGATTACTTCGGGCGCAGAG GTGACCTGCGTCGTGTCGGTCCGCTGAGGCTCTGGAGCCTTTATGAGGTTCTCGTGGAAAAATACCATTTCCGGTTGGAGGAGGCCCATGGTTTCTCTGAATTCCTTCTTCCCATGTTGGATTATCATCCCGAAAAGAGGGCCACTGCTGCACAGTGCCTTCACCACCCCTGGCTGACCTCCTGA